A genomic segment from Colletotrichum higginsianum IMI 349063 chromosome 5, whole genome shotgun sequence encodes:
- a CDS encoding Kinesin-like protein translates to MATGQLDGMLRRDARFLYEIWAWFAAGAVVIFLRFVVRLRMVGPAGLKGDDYTMLVTLFLYTLCFVMVDLVYRYGSNVDLTAAQISVLSNEEVARLVQGSKFQQVAWYSYTAYLWSLKATLLFFYKRLTFDLWQNAKVLRYLTWFTIASYLAVVGTITFSCLPFSDNWGVRPLPSEKCVFKPQNLLVTTFLNVLTDAAILSLPQPVLREIRVPLYKKVFIAVLICSGLFVIAAAIMRVAVTLGSEPSTITVNRWGVRECEVGLMAINAPILRPLFSRRFWQWNYRPPARTPGPMESTRRSRTAAFGRRRRVFKDGSFLAWMNSNTSRLGTAVRTQGRKSPVDLELGDAADDQELEPLDTIEDDEEGESFRSVTDKGNG, encoded by the exons ATGGCGACCGGTCAGCTGGACGGCATGCTGAGGCGCGACGCCAGGTTCCTGTATGAGATATGGGCCTGGttcgccgccggggccgtcgtcatcttcctgAGATTCGTCGTGAGGCTGCGCATGGTTGGGCCGGCGGGGCTCAAGGGCGATGACTACACGATGCTCGTC ACCCTGTTTCTTTACACCCTCTGTTTCGTCATGGTCGACCTGGTCT ATCGGTACGGCAGCAACGTGGACCTCACGGCTGCACAGATCAGCGTCTTGTCCAACGAAGAAGTTGCCCGCCTCGTCCAAGGCTCCAAGTTCCAGCAGGTGGCGTGGTACTCCTACACGGCTTACCTCTGGTCCCTGAAAGCCACCCTGCTCTTCTTCTA CAAACGCTTGACCTTTGATCTTTGGCAGAACGCCAAGGTTCTGAGGTACCTGACTTGGTTCACGATAGCATCCTACTTGGCCGTGGTCGGCACCATAACATTCAGCTGTTTGCC CTTTTCTGACAACTGGGGGGTGAGACCGCTGCCGAGCGAAAAGTGCGTCTTCAAGCCCCAGAACCTGCTCGTCACCACGTTTCTCA ACGTGCTCACCGATGCCGCGATCCTCTCACTGCCCCAGCCCGTCCTGAGAGAAATCCGGGTGCCGCTGTACAAAAAGGTGTTCATCGCGGTGCTCATCTGCTCGGGCTTgttcgtcatcgccgccgccatcatgcgCGTCGCAGTCACCCTGGGCTCGGAGCCCTCGACCATCACGGTCAACCGGTGGGGGGTCCGGGAGTGCGAGGTCGGGCTCATGGCCATCAACGCGCCCATCCTCCGGCCGTTGTTCTCTCGCCGGTTCTGGCAGTGGAACTACCGACCGCCGGCCCGTACCCCTGGCCCCATGGAGAGtacgaggaggagcaggacggcggcgtttGGCCGGCGAAGGAGGGTATTCAAGGACGGCTCTTTTCTTGCGTGGATGAACTCGAACACGTCGAGGCTCGGAACTGCTGTACGGACGCAAGGTCGTAAGAGCCCGGTGGACCTGGAGCTGGGTGATGCTGCTGATGACCAGGAGCTGGAGCCTCTCGATaccatcgaggacgacgaagaaggtgAAAGCTTCCGGAGTGTCACAGACAAAGGAAATGGATAG
- a CDS encoding multicopper oxidase, with protein sequence MVVIKGVMQGVFGWLFSIQASLSQDKTNGKSPLGTLNAAKLPLFMKNNPLPNGFPWGGLTADGTNYYKQWPNTGVTRNYDFTISRGTIAPDGYERKVLLVNGAYPGPTIEANWGDWIEVKVTNNITDGPEGTSLHWHGFRQQNTQWEDGVPAISQCPIAPGKTYTYRFQATLYGTTWYHSHYSSQYAGGLLGPMVIYGPSKTQQEIDLGPVILSDWYHKQYFDLIEDILQVGGSGLVFSDNNLINGKGNFNCSTVAAGDNTKCTNNAGISKFKFQTGKTHRLRLINSGAEGTQRFSIDGHTLTVIANDFVPVEPYDTKVVTLGIGQRTDILVKANAGNNNPRGAYWMRSNITSCSLANQPLGLAAVYYDQADQSKAPTSTAWNVPDPGTCVNDDLAITKPVMKLKPAAPAVTKTMEIKLFRNASGIIQWSLDGEDFRGNFNKPTLLQANKGNLTFDADWNVENFASNGSIRVVVSNNSPAAHPMHLHGFNMYILHEGDGLTWDGTITNPENPQRRDVQLVRANGHMVMQFDSNENPGVWPFHCHIAWHASAGLFSQLLVQPDKVRQLQIPQKVADTCRDWQLWTQRNIPEVIDSGQ encoded by the exons ATGGTAGTCATCAAAGGCGTGATGCAAGGCGTCTTTGGCTGGCTGTTCTCCATCCAAGCGTCCCTAAGCCAGGACAAGACCAACGG GAAGTCGCCCCTTGGCACTTTGAATGCCGCCAAGCTGCCGCTCTTTATGAAAAACAACCCGCTGCCCAACGGGTTCCCCTGGGGTGGACTGACTGCGGACGGCACCAACTACTACAAACAGTGGCCCAATACCGGGGTCACCCGCAACTACGACTTCACCATCAGTCGTGGCACCATTGCCCCCGACGGCTACGAGAGAAAGGTTCTCCTGGTGAACGGGGCGTACCCGGGACCGACCATCGAGGCCAACTGGGGAGATTGGATCGAGGTGAAGGTCACCAACAACATCACCGACGGCCCTGAGGGGACCTCGTTGCACTGGCACGGCTTCAGGCAGCAGAACACGCAGTGGGAAGATGGAGTCCCGGCCATCTCCCAGTGTCCCATCGCTCCCGGCAAGACCTACACCTACAGGTTCCAGGCGACGCTGTACGGCACCACGTGGTACCACTCTCACTATTCGTCTCAGTATGCCGGTGGCTTGCTTGGACCGATGGTTATCTATGGTCCTTCCAAGACTCAGCAAGAGATTGATCTTGGGCCCGTCATTCTTTCTG ATTGGTACCACAAGCAGTACTTTGATTTGATCGAGGATATCCTTCAGGTCGGCGGAAGCGGCCTTGTGTTCTCAGACAACAACCTCATCAACGGCAAGGGCAACTTCAACTGCTCCACGGTCGCCGCTGGAGACAACACAAAGTGCACCAACAATGCCGGCATCTCCAAGTTCAAGTTCCAGACCGGCAAGAcccaccgcctccgcctgATCAActccggcgccgagggcaccCAGCGCTTCTCCATCGACGGACACACCCTGACCGTCATTGCGAACGACTTCGTCCCGGTGGAGCCCTACGACACCAAGGTCGTCACGCTGGGAATCGGCCAGAGGaccgacatcctcgtcaaggCCAACGCCGGGAACAACAACCCCAGGGGCGCCTACTGGATGCGCAGCAACATCACGAGCTGCAGTCTGGCCAACCAGCCTCTCGGACTCGCCGCCGTCTACTACGACCAGGCCGACCAGAGCAAGGCTCCCACCAGCACCGCGTGGAACGTCCCCGACCCCGGCACCTGCGTcaacgacgacctcgccatcACCAAGCCCGTCATGAAGCTGAAGCCGGCCGCCCCCGCCGTGACCAAGACCATGGAGATCAAGCTCTTCCGCAACGCCTCCGGCATCATCCAGTGGtcgctcgacggcgaggacttCCGCGGCAACTTCAACAAGCCGACGCTTCTGCAGGCGAACAAGGGCAACCTGACCTTTGACGCCGACTGGAACGTCGAAAACTTTGCCAGCAACGGCAGCATTCGCGTGGTGgtcagcaacaacagccccGCAGC GCACCCGATGCATTTGCACGGCTTCAACATGTACATCCTCcacgagggcgacggcctcaCCTGGGATGGAACCATCACCAACCCCGAGAACCCGCAGCGTCGCGACGTCCAGCTGGTCCGCGCCAACGGGCACATGGTGATGCAGTTCGATTCGAACGAGAACCCCGGGGTGTGGCCCTTCCACTGCCACATCGCCTGGCACGCCTCGGCCGGCCTGTTTTCCCAGTTACTGGTTCAGCCCGACAAGGTCAGGCAGCTCCAGATCCCGCAGAAGGTCGCGGACACCTGCAGAGACTGGCAGCTGTGGACCCAGCGCAACATCCCGGAGGTGATTGACAGCGGCCAGTAA